The following proteins are co-located in the Lepus europaeus isolate LE1 chromosome 15, mLepTim1.pri, whole genome shotgun sequence genome:
- the LOC133774695 gene encoding solute carrier family 41 member 2-like gives MFPKLIYEFDALPWQPLGTPTAASFGDLITLTILAWISQGLYSCLENYYYISPLVGMIFLALTPIWITVAAKHPATRTVLHSGWEPVITAMVISSSGGLILDTTVSDPNFVGIVVYTPVINGIGGNLVAIQASRISTYLNLHSIPGELPDEPKGCCYYPFRTFFGPGINNKSAQVLLLLVIPGHLIFLYSIHLRKSGHTSLTVIFIVVYLFAAVLQVFTLLWIADWMVHHFRRKGKDPDSFSIPYLTALGDLLGTALLALSFHFLWLTGDGDGDVGD, from the exons ATGTTCCCTAAATTGATCTATGAATTTGATGCGCT gccgtggcagccacttggtACACCCACTGCAGCTAGTTTTGGTGACCTTATAACTCTGACCATATTAGCTTGGATAAGTCAGGGCTTGTATTCATGTCTTGAGAATTATTACTACATTTCTCCACTAGTTGGTATGATTTTCTTAGCTCTAACTCCTATATGGATTACAGTAGCTGCCAAACATCCAGCCACAAGGACAGTTCTCCACTCAGGCTGGGAACCCGTCATAACTGCCATGGTTATAAGCAGCAGTGGAGGCCTTATTCTGGATACAACTGTATCTGACCCAAACTTTGTTGGCATTGTTGTTTACACACCTGTCATTAATGGTATTGGTGGCAATTTGGTGGCCATTCAAGCTAGCAGGATTTCAACCTACCTCAATTTACATAGCATCCCAGGAGAACTGCCTGATGAACCCAAAGGCTGCTGCTACTACCCATTTAGAACATTTTTTGGTCCAGGAATAAATAATAAGTCTGCCCAAGTTCTGCTGCTTTTAGTGATCCCTGGACATTTAATATTCCTCTACAGTATTCATTTGAGGAAAAGTGGTCATACTTCTTTAACTGTAATCTTCATAGTTGTATACTTATTTGCTGCTGTTTTACAGGTATTTACCTTGCTGTGGATTGCTGACTGGATGGTCCACCActtcagaaggaaaggaaaggacccAGATAGTTTCTCTATCCCTTACCTAACGGCATTGGGTGATCTGCTTGGGACAGCTTTGTTGGCcttaagttttcattttctttggctcactggagatggagatggagatgttGGAGACTAA